The Candidatus Edwardsbacteria bacterium sequence TTTGAAGCCCTGCCAGACATGTTCTTCCTGCTGGATAATGAGGGCACCATCCTGGACTACAACACCAGCCGGCTTTCGGACCTGCTGGTGCCGCCCGAGAGATTTCTGGGCAAGAAGATCGGGGAGATCCTGCCGGAACCAGCCGCCGGGATCGTCGGGCAGGCCCTGCGTGAGGTAAGGGAGAAAGGCCTGCTGACCGTCACCGAGTATTCCCTGACCAAGGATGGTGAGCAGGACTTCTACGAGGCCCGGCTGCTGCCCCTGTCGGCTTCACAGATCATCGCCATAGTGAGGAAGGTCACCGACCGGAAGAGGGCGGAGGAAAAACAGCGCAAATACTCCGGCGATCTGGATTTCCTGTCCAAAACGGCCATGGACTTTGTCAGGATGCCGGTTGAGCAGGATCTGTTCAAGTATATTGCCGAGAAGGTGAAATCGATAGCCGGAAGCTCGATGGTGATAGTAAGCTCCTATAGCGAATCGTCGGACATGCTTCGGGTAAAATATATCCTAGGGATAGAGGAACACTACCATGCCGTTTTGAAACTTATCAAAGCAGACCCGGTAGGCATGGACTTCAAGCTCAGCCGGGAAGCGAAGGAGGCGTATCTCTCCGGCGAGGTGGTCGATGCACCGATAGATCTCCATAACCTTACCTATAAGAAAATATCCAAAAAGGTGTGCAGCAAGATCGAATCCCTGCTGTCCCTAAAAAACATTTTCACCATAGGATTGTGCCATAGCGAGGAGCTGTTCGGCAATATCGCCATATTATCGCCCAGCCAGGCCCCGCCTTTTAATGTCAGCCTGATGGAAACTTTCTCCAACCAGGCCTCGGTCGCCCTGCAGCGGCGCAAGGCCGAGGACCAGCTCAAATATATCAGCCTGCACGATCCCCTGACCGGGCTCTATAACCGGGCTTTCTTCGAGGAGGAGATGCGCCGCTTGGATTTGGAACGGATCGAGTCGGTGGGCATGATCATGTGCGATGTGGACGGCCTGAAGCTGGTCAACGATATTATGGGCCACAAGACCGGGGACGGACTGCTGATGGCAGTTTCGGGCATCATCCGGGACGCCTGCCGGAGGGGAGATCTGGTAGCCAGGCTGGGCGGGGATGAATTTGCGGTGTTGCTGCCCAATATCAACCAGGCCGACCTGGACGGCATCTGTCACCGGATAAAGCATACCATCCGCACCTATAATGCCGAGAACCCCGAACTTCCCTTAAGCATATCGATAGGCCATACTTTACGCAGCCATGCTAATGTGGGCATCACCGACCTTTTCAAGGAAGCTGACAACATCATGTACCGCCAGAAGCAGGATAATCATGATCTGTTGATACAGAATTTCATCAAAGCCTTAAAGACCCGTGGCGTGATCTCCGGGGGAAGGATAATCCGCCTGGAAAATCTGATCACCCATTTTGCCATGGCCATGGGACTGTCGGAGATCGATATAAAAGAAATGAAGCTGTTGGCCAATTTTTGCGATATCGGCAAGATCGGGATATCGGATAAGATACTGTTGAAATCCCAATCGCTGGATCCTCAGGAGCTGGCCGAAATGAAAAGGCATTGCGAGATAGGCTATCATGTGGCCCGGTTCTCTTCGGATCTGATCCCGGTTGCCGATCTGGTTCTGAAACACCATGAATGGTGGAATGGGCAGGGATATCCCCTGGGTTTGTCCGGCGGGGACATTCCGCTGGAATGCAGGATGCTGGCCATAGCCGAAGCCTACGAGGCCATGACCAGCGATAGGCCCCATAGCAAGGCCATGAGCCATGGAGAGTCTGTTGCCGAACTTAAAAAATTTGCCGGGACCCAGTTCGATCCCGTTCTGGTCGAAAAATTCATCACTATGTTCTGACCCGGCCGGTTTATTCAATGCGGCCCCATCATTCCGGGGCCGCATTTTCATGGATATGGTTTTATGGATTGAATAAATACCGGGGTTTATTGTATAATGATCAAGGTAAACATTCCCCAAACAGACTGCAAAACGGAGGAGAAAAATGACGGTCAGCAATTATTACCTTGAACACTGGATGGACGAGATGCATCTGCACGGTGTTAAAAAAACGGTGGTCAGCACCCAGACCAAATACCAGAAGATAGACATCGTCGATACATATAATTACGGGCGCTGTCTGTTCCTTGACGAAAGGATGCAGAGTTCGGAGCGCGATTCTTTCATCTACCATGAGGCGCTGGTGCACCCCCCTCTGTTGCTGCATCCCGACCCCCAAAAGGTGATGATCGTGGGCGGCGGCGAGGGCGAGACCCTGCGCGACATCCTAAAGCACAAATCGGTCAAGCAGGTGGTGATGGTGGACATCGACCAGCAGCTGGTGGAGTTCTGCCGGAAGGAGCTGCCGCAGTGGGCCGGGGGGGCTTTCAAGGACCGCCGCTCCAAGGTGCATTATATGGATGCCCGGGCCTACCTGCAGAAGACCCGGGAGACCTTCGATGTGATAATCATCGACCTGACCGAGCCCATAGAGGGCGGGCCTTCGTTCAAGCTTTACACCCGGGAGTTCTACCAACTGCTGAACCGGCGGCTTTCGCCTCAGGGCCTGATCACCCTGCAGGCCGGCACCACCCGCAGCGGCGACACCCAGATGCTGACCGCCGTCGCCCGCACCATCTCCAGCGCCTTCCCGGTCACCAGGATATACCAGGTGATAATCCCCTCATTCGGCCTGCCCTGGGGTTTCATCCTGGGCTCCAAAGGCGCCGACCCATTGGTCTATTCCCCGGACCAGATCGATGCCCTGATTAAAAAACGGGGGCTAAAAAAACTGGATTACTATGACGGCATCACCCATTTAAGCATGTTCGCCCTGCCGAAGTTCCTGCGTAAAGATTTCGATAAACAGCAGAGGGTGATAACCGATAAGAACCTGCTGACCGCCAAGTTCGCCTAACCTTTAAATCACTAAGATACTGATGAAGCACCGTCCATCGCCCCATAATTCGCCCCAAAGCCGGGCGCCGCTGTTCGAAGCCCTGGCCTCATACATCAAACAGCCCAAGGTGCCGTTCCACACTCCCGGCCACAAACAAGGCCGGGGGATCGATAAGGCCTGGCGCCGGCTGGTGGGCGATGATATCTTCAGAATGGACCTGACGGTGCTGCCCGAGACCGACTGCCTGTTCCACCCCACCGGGGTCATCAAGCAGGCCCAGGCTTTGGCGGCAGGGGCCTATCATGCCGATAGAAGCTATTTTCTGATCAACGGTTCCACCGGCGGCAATTTGAGCATGCTGATGGGGGTGCTGTTTCCCGGCGACAAGATCATTGTTCCCCGCCATACCCACAAATCGGTGATATCCGGGCTGATCATGTCCGGGGCCCTGCCCATCTACATCCATCCCGAGGTCAACCGGGAATGGGGCCTTATTATGAACGTCTCGCCCCAGGCGGTGGAAAAGGCCCTGATCAAAAACCCCGGCGCCCGGGCGGTATTCGTCTCCTCGCCCACCTATCACGGCATCTGCTGCGACCTGGGGAAGATCGTCAAGCTCTCCCATCTCAACGACCGGATAGTGATGGTGGACCAGGCCCACGGCCCGCACCTGTTATTTCATCCCGCATTGCCTGTTTCGGCCATGGAGGCGGGAGCCGATAT is a genomic window containing:
- a CDS encoding diguanylate cyclase; the protein is MPKAQIMVVEDERIVASDIEKRLKILGYNVLDLVTSGEEAVEKAKNILPDLVLMDIVLKGGMDGISAADAIHTLLNIPVVFLTAYADPDTLSRAKKTEPYGYLIKPFEERELVAAIEIALEKHKNISRLKDKEKHFRFLIENGSDIILVIGSNGVFEYGSPSIENILGYKPDEYLGKGGRDFIHPDDADGIGGILEQRKKIPGASPAFEVRARHKNGSWRSFEAIANNMLNDPEVSGIVINARDITDRKAAEEALRKAHQELKAIFEALPDMFFLLDNEGTILDYNTSRLSDLLVPPERFLGKKIGEILPEPAAGIVGQALREVREKGLLTVTEYSLTKDGEQDFYEARLLPLSASQIIAIVRKVTDRKRAEEKQRKYSGDLDFLSKTAMDFVRMPVEQDLFKYIAEKVKSIAGSSMVIVSSYSESSDMLRVKYILGIEEHYHAVLKLIKADPVGMDFKLSREAKEAYLSGEVVDAPIDLHNLTYKKISKKVCSKIESLLSLKNIFTIGLCHSEELFGNIAILSPSQAPPFNVSLMETFSNQASVALQRRKAEDQLKYISLHDPLTGLYNRAFFEEEMRRLDLERIESVGMIMCDVDGLKLVNDIMGHKTGDGLLMAVSGIIRDACRRGDLVARLGGDEFAVLLPNINQADLDGICHRIKHTIRTYNAENPELPLSISIGHTLRSHANVGITDLFKEADNIMYRQKQDNHDLLIQNFIKALKTRGVISGGRIIRLENLITHFAMAMGLSEIDIKEMKLLANFCDIGKIGISDKILLKSQSLDPQELAEMKRHCEIGYHVARFSSDLIPVADLVLKHHEWWNGQGYPLGLSGGDIPLECRMLAIAEAYEAMTSDRPHSKAMSHGESVAELKKFAGTQFDPVLVEKFITMF
- the speE gene encoding polyamine aminopropyltransferase, translated to MTVSNYYLEHWMDEMHLHGVKKTVVSTQTKYQKIDIVDTYNYGRCLFLDERMQSSERDSFIYHEALVHPPLLLHPDPQKVMIVGGGEGETLRDILKHKSVKQVVMVDIDQQLVEFCRKELPQWAGGAFKDRRSKVHYMDARAYLQKTRETFDVIIIDLTEPIEGGPSFKLYTREFYQLLNRRLSPQGLITLQAGTTRSGDTQMLTAVARTISSAFPVTRIYQVIIPSFGLPWGFILGSKGADPLVYSPDQIDALIKKRGLKKLDYYDGITHLSMFALPKFLRKDFDKQQRVITDKNLLTAKFA